The Panicum virgatum strain AP13 chromosome 5K, P.virgatum_v5, whole genome shotgun sequence genome has a window encoding:
- the LOC120706344 gene encoding germin-like protein 5-1 isoform X2 has product MARASSPRFLGAAVAVALVVLAAAPPALAGDPDYLQDLCVADLNSVKVNGFPCKANATADDFFSGVLAKPGATNASSVGSVVTGANVEKVPGLNTLGVSLARIDYAPGGLNPPHTHPRATELVFVLYGTLDVGFLTTANKLVAKTIAQGDVFAFPRGLVHFQRNAGDEPAAVISAFNSQLPGTQSIAMTLFGASPEVPDEVLAKAFQIGAEEVDKIKAKFAPKKS; this is encoded by the exons ATGGCCCGGGCTTCCTCTCCCCGGTTTCTTGGAgcggcggtcgcggtggcgctTGTAGTccttgccgccgcgccgccggcgctcgccggcgacccggACTACCTCCAGGACCTCTGCGTCGCCGACCTCAACTCCG TGAAGGTGAACGGGTTCCCGTGCAAGGCgaacgccaccgccgacgactTCTTCTCCGGCGTGCTGGCCAAGCCGGGCGCCACCAACGCCAGCTCCGTGGGCTCCGTGGTCACGGGCGCCAACGTCGAGAAGGTGCCGGGGCTCAACACCCTGGGCGTCTCGCTCGCCCGCATCGACTACGCCCCCGGCGGGCTCAACCCGCCGCACACGCACCCGCGCGCCACCGAGCTCGTCTTCGTCCTCTACGGCACCCTCGACGTGGGCTTCCTCACCACCGCCAACAAGCTCGTCGCCAAGACCATCGCCCAGGGCGACGTCTTCGCCTTCCCGCGGGGGCTCGTGCACTTCCAGAGGaacgccggcgacgagcccgCCGCCGTCATCTCGGCCTTCAACAGCCAGCTCCCCGGCACGCAGTCCATCGCCATGACGCTCTTCGGGGCCTCGCCCGAGGTGCCCGACGAGGTGCTCGCCAAGGCGTTCCAGATCGGCGCCGAGGAGGTGGACAAGATCAAGGCCAAGTTCGCGCCCAAGAAGAGCTGA
- the LOC120706344 gene encoding germin-like protein 5-1 isoform X1, translating into MARASSPRFLGAAVAVALVVLAAAPPALAGDPDYLQDLCVADLNSEVKVNGFPCKANATADDFFSGVLAKPGATNASSVGSVVTGANVEKVPGLNTLGVSLARIDYAPGGLNPPHTHPRATELVFVLYGTLDVGFLTTANKLVAKTIAQGDVFAFPRGLVHFQRNAGDEPAAVISAFNSQLPGTQSIAMTLFGASPEVPDEVLAKAFQIGAEEVDKIKAKFAPKKS; encoded by the exons ATGGCCCGGGCTTCCTCTCCCCGGTTTCTTGGAgcggcggtcgcggtggcgctTGTAGTccttgccgccgcgccgccggcgctcgccggcgacccggACTACCTCCAGGACCTCTGCGTCGCCGACCTCAACTCCG AAGTGAAGGTGAACGGGTTCCCGTGCAAGGCgaacgccaccgccgacgactTCTTCTCCGGCGTGCTGGCCAAGCCGGGCGCCACCAACGCCAGCTCCGTGGGCTCCGTGGTCACGGGCGCCAACGTCGAGAAGGTGCCGGGGCTCAACACCCTGGGCGTCTCGCTCGCCCGCATCGACTACGCCCCCGGCGGGCTCAACCCGCCGCACACGCACCCGCGCGCCACCGAGCTCGTCTTCGTCCTCTACGGCACCCTCGACGTGGGCTTCCTCACCACCGCCAACAAGCTCGTCGCCAAGACCATCGCCCAGGGCGACGTCTTCGCCTTCCCGCGGGGGCTCGTGCACTTCCAGAGGaacgccggcgacgagcccgCCGCCGTCATCTCGGCCTTCAACAGCCAGCTCCCCGGCACGCAGTCCATCGCCATGACGCTCTTCGGGGCCTCGCCCGAGGTGCCCGACGAGGTGCTCGCCAAGGCGTTCCAGATCGGCGCCGAGGAGGTGGACAAGATCAAGGCCAAGTTCGCGCCCAAGAAGAGCTGA
- the LOC120709691 gene encoding uncharacterized protein PF07_0086-like: protein SLQKIVIKADLVGQKCKSEILAAVSKLQGIKSLDIDAEKCTLTVVGTVDPVCVVLRLKKKCFAASIVSVEDDKPKDKDPCKEACEKLCKAKCEKITCCKECKDKCEKECKDKCEKACEAWLGKGCCSCGRCRPRSPGIYCNPAPSYPYHYGCPSSYPYYACYEERSPDGACTIQ, encoded by the exons TCATTGCAGAAGATAGTCATCAAAGCCGACCTCGTTGGCCAAAAATGCAAGAGCGAGATCCTGGCAGCTGTTTCCAAGCTCCAAG GGATCAAGTCCTTGGACATCGACGCCGAGAAGTGCACGCTGACGGTGGTGGGCACCGTGGACCCGGTGTGCGTCGTGCTGAGGCTCAAGAAGAAGTGCTTCGCGGCGTCCATCGTCAGCGTGGAGGACGACAAGCCCAAGGACAAGGACCCCTGCAAGGAGGCGTGCGAGAAGCTCTGCAAGGCCAAGTGCGAGAAGATCACCTGCTGCAAGGAGTGCAAGGACAAGTGCGAGAAGGAGTGCAAGGACAAGTGCGAGAAGGCCTGCGAGGCGTGGCTCGGCAAGGGCTGCTGCTCCTGCGGCCGCTGCAGGCCGAGGAGCCCCGGCATCTACTGCAACCCCGCGCCCAGCTACCCCTACCACTACGGGTGCCCCAGCAGCTATCCCTACTACGCCTGCTACGAGGAGAGGTCGCCTGATGGAGCGTGCACCATCCAGTAG
- the LOC120710516 gene encoding heavy metal-associated isoprenylated plant protein 2-like: MSKKIVIKADLVGKACMSDILSVVATLQGIKSMEIDADKCTLTVVGAVDPVRIAQRLKKKCFAATIISVADDKPKPPEPKKDPCKEACEKLCKERCDKIACCKECKDKCEKACKERCERRCKAWLEGGSCSCGRCCGRTSPGFCYTPGYPYCGCGRGCGGWPGPFGC; the protein is encoded by the exons ATGTCGAAG AAGATAGTGATCAAAGCTGACCTCGTCGGCAAAGCATGCATGAGCGACATCCTGTCAGTGGTCGCCACCCTCCAAG GGATCAAGTCGATGGAGATCGACGCCGACAAGTGCACGCTGACGGTGGTCGGCGCCGTGGACCCGGTGCGCATCGCGCAGAGGCTCAAGAAGAAGTGCTTCGCGGCGACCATCATCAGCGTGGCGGACGACAAGCCCAAGCCGCCGGAGCCGAAGAAGGACCCCTGCAAGGAGGCGTGCGAGAAGCTCTGCAAGGAGAGGTGCGACAAGATCGCCTGCTGCAAGGAGTGCAAGGACAAGTGCGAGAAGGCGTGCAAGGAGAGGTGCGAGAGGCGCTGCAAGGCGTGGCTCGAGGGGGGCTCCTGCTCCTGCGGCCGCTGCTGCGGCAGGACGAGCCCGGGCTTCTGCTACACGCCCGGCTACCCCTACTGCGGCTGCgggcgcggctgcggcggctggCCCGGGCCCTTCGGCTGCTAG